Below is a window of Capsicum annuum cultivar UCD-10X-F1 unplaced genomic scaffold, UCD10Xv1.1 ctg23874, whole genome shotgun sequence DNA.
GTCTCAAAATTTAAGTCAATACTCCACCGAGTCCAACACATATACAATACCACGTTATGTTTCTGATTTTGAGAATATTGTACAGGATTTTGGCGAATCGGCAATCTGCTTCTCGCTCGAAAGAGAGGAAAGCCCGTTACATAACTGAACTTGAGAGAAAGGTTCAGACCCTTCAAACAGAAGCAACCACTCTTTCTGCTCAATTAACCCTTTTCCAggtaatttttccttttcaagAACTTGCAATATGTGTGATAAAATTCATAGGTTTGTTCACAAATTTTGTTCTATCAGCTAAAACTCTATCTCCATAAAAAGGTTTGATGATTGAATTTGACCATCAGAACATTGCAACCGTCCATTTTGTCCGAAAATTAGCTGTGTTTACACATAAGAACTAACTGCTTTCATTTAAATGATATTACCTTTTCCCAGCCACTTGTTTAGCAAAATATGTCTTTTTCTCTGAACTAAGTTTTCAATACAATGTCAAGAATTCTCTAGTGGGATTTGCAAATAATATACCCTAA
It encodes the following:
- the LOC124890752 gene encoding transcription factor RF2b-like isoform X4; this encodes MFLILRILYRILANRQSASRSKERKARYITELERKVQTLQTEATTLSAQLTLFQRDTTQFTNENTELKLRLQAMAQEAQ
- the LOC124890752 gene encoding transcription factor RF2b-like isoform X3; its protein translation is MFLILRILYRILANRQSASRSKERKARYITELERKVQTLQTEATTLSAQLTLFQRDTTQFTNENTELKLRLQAMAQEAQVRDVPRTLFGKC
- the LOC124890752 gene encoding transcription factor RF2b-like isoform X2; amino-acid sequence: MFLILRILYRILANRQSASRSKERKARYITELERKVQTLQTEATTLSAQLTLFQRDTTQFTNENTELKLRLQAMAQEAQCQGPYSENANTRAKEENYFSASSW